The following are encoded together in the Lactuca sativa cultivar Salinas chromosome 1, Lsat_Salinas_v11, whole genome shotgun sequence genome:
- the LOC111882352 gene encoding protein TIFY 10A, with the protein MSPAKQYTSTTAATKPPMKKTSFAQTCNQLSVFLKERGSLKDLHRGINPKFDDTEKSPAAMTTVDLLSNMENQGQNTAQAQAEKSMNLLPRNDTLDYFATLEDSTNKVVSSKSESKTAQMTIFYNGKVIVFDDIPADRAREVMLAAGSFPPSNGKVDTGVELASTSNQFSDVRGSNQPIHVQFQANGLDLPIARRASLHKFLAKRKERAAVRSPYQLHNPPPAAGASKNEHKFEFDLNL; encoded by the exons ATGTCACCGGCTAAACAATACACCTCCACCACCGCCGCCACCAAGCCTCCGATGAAGAAGACCAGTTTTGCACAGACTTGCAACCAATTGAGCGTGTTTCTCAAAGAGAGAGGCAGTCTCAAAGATCTTCATCGTGGAATCAATCCGAAATTTGATGATACAG AGAAATCTCCGGCAGCGATGACGACTGTTGATTTATTAAGCAATATGGAAAATCAAGGTCAAAATACTGCACAAGCACAAGCCGAGAAATCAATGAATCTTCTTCCTCGTAATGATACCTTAGATTACTTCGCTACACTAGAAGATTCGACAAACAAAGTTGTTTCCAGTAAATCGGAATCGAAAACTGCACAAATGACCATATTTTACAATGGAAAAGTGATCGTGTTTGATGATATACCGGCAGATAGAGCGAGAGAGGTGATGTTAGCAGCCGGAAGTTTTCCTCCGTCGAACGGTAAAGTCGACACCGGAGTTGAATTGGCCTCAACTTCAAATCAATTTTCTGATGTGCGCGGATCAAATCAACCGATTCACGTGCAATTTCAAGCCAACGGTTTGGATTTGCCGATTGCTAGAAGAGCGTCACTCCATAAGTTTTTGGCAAAGAGAAAGGAAAGAGCCGCCGTAAGATCGCCCTACCAATTACACAATCCGCCACCAGCCGCCGGAGCTTCCAAGAACGAACATAAGTTTGAGTTTGACCTCAATTTATAG